One Camelina sativa cultivar DH55 chromosome 3, Cs, whole genome shotgun sequence genomic window carries:
- the LOC104777723 gene encoding serine/threonine-protein phosphatase 7 long form homolog produces the protein MEVQSLLNFDLDPGPVDQSILVWQHEHRSAAIWEDEVPPRELTCRHKLLGMRDWPLDPLVCQKLIEFGLYGVYKVAFIQLDYALITALVERWRPETHTFHLPAGEITVTLQDVNILLGLRVDGPAVTGSTKCSWADLCEDLLGQRPGPKDLHGSHVSLAWLRDHFRNLPANPDEATLKCHTRAFVLALMSGFLYGDKSKHDVALTFLPLLRDFGEVAKLSWGSATLALLYRELCRASKRTVSTICGPLVLLQLWAWERLHVGRPGRLKDVGASYMDGIVGPLPDPLGCRWRASLSHKENPRGGLDFYRDQFDQQKDEQVIWQPYTPDLLAKIPLICISGQNIWRTVAPLICFDVVEWHRPDRVLRQFGLHQTIPAPCDNEKALHSIDKRGKSEYDWSARHSRHIELWEARESSVVSGEPECSPMDYNDPYMEWYRRITRRIISPMNERRPGQFLPTGFAFQVLVQRVAAIHSRSKASLEEDLTVDTARQTLQDIVDMCAGALQLNAPLGSLSNGTVAQAPTSEPFFMLPPTIIPQKPMSREMVCEMGIHDGLSVEHLEMMPPIQDIGCEQSLPSVSQKPLFWPSGGKLTFSWICDVMLGFDWSSRNLPPCEFSSVLPFHVLDELVLSASKILKKEPNCVRIESDKAKVVVVGDLHGQLHDLLFLMQDAGFPNGDAGLPNGDQFYVFNGNYVNKGAWGLETFLLLLSWKVLLPERVYLLRGGHESGSCSQLYGFKNEVLTKYGDKGASVYKKCLECFQLLPLASVIAGKVFTAHGGLFRDVSRFLSDKQERSRKRKRAQKKQTDNSVLETENRSESLSLGSLKDLLKVKRRVIDPPTGGSNLIPGDILWSDPSQDNGLFPNKERGIGLLWGPDCTAKFLQDNDLKLIIRGKGAPDERAKRDDLAPMDGGYAKDHEGLITLFSAPDHPQFQNTEERHNNKAAYIILQIPECEELKFQPLEAVSPRPKAEAYYDYRSLVHSPSNLVHNINNSVDSPSSAPDDKDSLISSENVIYKSMDLSDQMEVDERDDVDSKCSESRTDEVTAFGSLASSDKDMAVDSSENTENGSKEADHSESCTLKVTDLEPQSACDLYVPDSGEFLETRTEKVADIEPMSVDEIAGEPESRIAEENDVEACDITNISEEKAEGRKSESFEAPNNVISKDKPCDAKPRVDDRSTTGDAGVELEITYDEKLDTTATEIIGNGRAECTTERNREIATDGTEKSERSTSKLNNAVPGEEDMDDSDLGTVNGGLSKCLTSKPVVGHDKFTNVTKPSHNKDYGESADKPERVVKLVTYSKRKSADKKHMVDSNEDSQQKDNNAVDTKE, from the exons ATGGAGGTGCAAAGTCTATTAAACTTTGATTTGGATCCTGGTCCAGTTGATCAATCTATATTGGTGTGGCAACATGAGCATAGGTCAGCTGCTATATGGGAAGATGAG GTTCCTCCCCGTGAACTGACATGTCGGCACAAATTATTGGGGATGCGAGATTGGCCTCTGGACCCTCTTGTGTGTCAGAAATTGATCGAGTTTGGGCTGTATGGAGTGTACAAGGTTGCGTTTATACAACTTGATTATGCTCTGATTACAGCTTTGGTGGAGAGGTGGAGACCTGAAACGCATACTTTTCATCTTCCTGCTGGAGAGATCACAGTGACTTTacaagatgtgaatatattgtTGGGTCTCCGTGTGGATGGACCTGCAGTAACTGGGAGTACAAAATGCAGCTGGGCTGATTTATGTGAGGACCTGCTAGGTCAGAGGCCAGGTCCCAAGGATCTACATGGTTCTCACGTGTCCCTAGCATGGCTGCGTGATCATTTTCGGAATTTACCTGCCAACCCCGATGAAGCCACGTTGAAGTGTCACACTAGGGCTTTTGTATTAGCTTTGATGAGTGGTTTCCTATACGGAGATAAGTCTAAACATGATGTGGCGCTGACCTTTCTCCCTCTGCTAAGGGACTTTGGTGAAGTGGCCAAACTTAGCTGGGGTAGTGCTACCTTAGCACTTCTCTACAGAGAGTTGTGTCGGGCAAGTAAGAGGACTGTTTCTACCATTTGTGGCCCTCTTGTTCTGTTGCAGTTATGGGCATGGGAGCGACTGCATGTTGGTCGTCCAGGAAGACTTAAAGATGTTGGTGCTTCTTATATGGATGGCATAGTTGGTCCTTTACCAGATCCATTAGGCTGTAG GTGGAGGGCTTCTCTGAGTCATAAAGAGAATCCTCGTGGAGGACTGGACTTTTACAGGGACCAGTTTGACCAGCAGAAAGATGAGCAG GTTATATGGCAGCCTTACACTCCAGATCTTCTAGCAAAGATTCCTCTTATATGTATTAGTGGTCAGAACATATGGCGAACTGTTGCACCACTGATTTGTTTTGATGTTGTTGAGTGGCATCGCCCTGATCGGGTACTTAGACAGTTTGGTCTTCACCAAACAATACCAGCACCGTGTGATAATGAAAAAGCTCTTCATTCTATTGACAAAAGAGGCAAATCAGAATATGACTGGTCAGCACGTCACAGTCGACATATTGAACTGTGGGAGGCACGTGAGTCATCTGTTGTTTCCGGTGAGCCAGAGTGTAGCCCAATGGACTATAATGATCCTTATATGGAGTGGTACCGCAGAATTACTAGAAGAATTATTAGTCCTATGAACGAGAGGCGCCCTGGGCAGTTTCTACCCACTGGTTTTGCTTTCCAAGTGCTT GTTCAGAGGGTTGCAGCCATTCATTCCCGATCTAAGGCTTCACTTGAGGAGGACCTTACTGTTGACACTGCAAGGCAGACATTACAAGATATCGTTGATATGTGTGCAGGCGCCCTTCAACTCAATGCGCCTTTAGGCTCATTATCTAATG GCACTGTTGCTCAAGCTCCAACTTCAGAACCATTTTTTATGTTACCTCCTACAATAATACCCCAAAAGCCGATGTCTAGAGAAATGGTATGCGAAATGGGAATCCATGATGGTCTCTCAGTGGAAC ATTTGGAAATGATGCCACCTATTCAGGATATAGGATGTGAGCAGTCTTTACCATCAGTTTCCCAGAAACCTCTTTTCTGGCCGTCAGGAGGGAAGCTTACTTTCAGTTGGATTTGTGATGTAATGTTGGGGTTTGATTGGTCGTCGAGGAATCTCCCACCTTGTGAATTTTCAAGTGTTCTGCCTTTTCATGTCTTGGATGAGCTGGTTCTCTCTGCTTCCAAAATCCTGAAAAAAGAGCCAAACTGCGTTAGGATTGAGAGTGACAAAGCAAAGGTCGTTGTGGTTGGAGATCTACATGGGCAGCTACATGATTTGTTGTTCCTCATGCAGGATGCAGGATTTCCTAATGGTGATGCAGGACTCCCGAATGGTGATCAGTTCTATGTGTTCAATGGGAATTATGTAAACAAAGGAGCTTGGGGTTTAGAAACCTTCTTGCTTCTTTTATCATGGAAG GTGTTACTACCGGAAAGAGTATATCTTCTACGTGGCGGTCACGAGAGCGGAAGTTGTTCACAACTGTATGGATTTAAAAATGAAGTACTTACCAAGTATGGTGATAAAGGAGCTTCTGTCTACAAGAAGTGCTTGGAATGCTTTCAGTTACTTCCTTTGGCTTCTGTGATTGCTGGGAAGGTATTCACAGCTCATGGAGGTCTTTTTCGTGATGTATCAAGATTTCTCTCGGACAAGCAAGAACGAAGCAGAAAACGCAAGCGAGCtcagaaaaaacaaacagataATAGTGTCCTTGAGACTGAAAACAGATCAGAGTCCTTGTCTCTTGGCTCGTTGAAGGATTTATTGAAAGTGAAAAGGCGTGTTATAGATCCTCCTACTGGAGGTTCAAATTTGATTCCTGGTGACATTCTTTGGTCAGATCCATCACAAGACAACGGCCTCTTTCCTAACAAAGAGAGAGGGATCGGTTTGTTGTGGGGTCCTGATTGCACCGCAAAGTTCCTACAAGACAATGATCTAAAG TTGATCATCAGAGGGAAGGGAGCACCTGACGAAAGGGCTAAACGAGATGATCTTGCACCAATGGACGGAGGATATGCAAAAGACCATGAAGGGCTTATAACTTTGTTCAGTGCTCCTGATCATCCTCAGTTTCAG AACACAGAGGAGAGACACAACAACAAAGCAGCCTACATAATTTTACAAATCCCCGAATGTGAGGAGCTTAAATTTCAACCGCTTGAAGCAGTATCTCCGAGACCAAAG GCTGAGGCGTACTACGACTATAGAAGCCTGGTTCATTCACCCAGCAATTTAGTACACAATATTAATAATTCTGTTGATTCACCATCCTCAGCGCCTGATGACAAAGATAGTTTAATATCTTCtgaaaatgtgatatataaGTCCATGGATCTCTCTGACCAGATGGAAGTGGATGAAAGAGATGATGTCGATTCCAAGTGCTCAGAATCTAGAACTGATGAAGTTACAGCTTTTGGATCTCTAGCCTCTAGTGATAAAGATATGGCGGTTGATTCTTCAGAGAATACTGAAAATGGTTCCAAAGAAGCTGACCATTCCGAATCTTGTACTCTTAAAGTTACTGATCTGGAACCGCAGTCAGCTTGTGATCTGTATGTGCCTGATTCTGGAGAATTCCTAGAAACTCGGACAGAAAAGGTTGCGGATATTGAACCAATGTCAGTTGATGAAATTGCTGGTGAGCCTGAATCCAGAATTGCAGAAGAAAATGACGTAGAAGCCTGTGACATTACTAATATTTCAGAAGAGAAAGCAGAAGGAAGAAAAAGCGAGTCTTTTGAGGCGCCAAATAATGTAATAAGTAAAGACAAGCCTTGTGATGCCAAACCAAGAGTAGATGACCGTAGCACCACTGGTGATGCTGGAGTAGAATTGGAAATTACATATGATGAGAAACTGGATACTACAGCAACTGAGATCATAGGGAACGGTAGAGCTGAATGTACgacagagagaaacagagagatagcCACTGATGGTACTGAGAAGTCAGAACGTTCAACCAGCAAACTCAATAATGCAGTGCCCGGTGAAGAAGATATGGATGATTCTGATCTGGGGACTGTAAATGGTGGTTTATCGAAATGTCTAACAAGCAAGCCAGTGGTGGGTCATGACAAGTTTACAAATGTTACGAAACCTTCTCATAATAAGGATTATGGAGAGTCTGCAGATAAACCAGAGAGAGTAGTCAAACTGGTTACCTATTCTAAGCGCAAGTCAGCTGATAAAAAACACATGGTTGATTCTAATGAAGACTCCCAACAGAAGGATAATAATGCTGTTGATACTAAAGAGTAA
- the LOC104777724 gene encoding 1-Cys peroxiredoxin PER1, translated as MPGITLGDTVPNLEVETTNGKFKLHDYFADSWTVLFSHPGDFTPVCTTELGAMAKYAHEFEKRGVKLLGLSCDDVQSHKDWIKDIEAFAHGSKVKYPIIADPNKEIIPQLNMIDPIDNGPSRALHIVGPDSKIKLSFLYPSTTGRNMDEVLRALDSLLMASKHKNKIATPVNWKPHEPVVISPAVSDEEAKKMFPKGFKTADLPSKKGYLRHTEVS; from the exons ATGCCAGGGATCACACTAGGAGACACGGTGCCGAACCTAGAAGTGGAGACGACAAATGGCAAGTTCAAGCTTCATGACTACTTTGCCGATTCTTGGACCGTCCTCTTCTCTCATCCCG GGGATTTCACACCGGTATGCACGACGGAGCTCGGTGCGATGGCCAAATACGCTCATGAGTTCGAGAAGAGAGGCGTAAAGCTCCTTGGTTTATCTTGTGATGACGTACAGTCCCACAAAGACTGGATCAAAGATATCGAAGCCTTTGCG CACGGAAGCAAGGTGAAGTACCCGATAATCGCAGACCCGAACAAAGAGATCATTCCTCAGCTTAACATGATTGATCCAATCGATAACGGACCTTCTCGTGCCCTTCATATTGTCGGCCCTGATAGTAAG ATAAAGTTGAGTTTCTTGTATCCCTCTACCACGGGACGTAACATGGACGAAGTACTGAGGGCTTTGGACTCGTTGTTGATGGCGTCCAAGCACAAAAACAAGATCGCCACTCCGGTTAACTGGAAACCGCATGAACCAGTTGTGATTTCGCCTGCCGTGTCGGACGAAGAAGCCAAAAAGATGTTTCCAAAGGGTTTCAAGACCGCCGATCTTCCGTCAAAGAAAGGATATCTGCGTCACACTGAGGTCTCTTGA
- the LOC104777725 gene encoding dolichol-phosphate mannosyltransferase subunit 3, with translation MKHIVKILSLLVAISAFWIGLLQAAIVPRSHTWLLPIYFVVSLGCYGLLMVGVGLMQFPTCPQEAVLLQMDITEAKEFFRHKGVDVGSD, from the exons ATGAAGCATATAGTAAAGATCTTGAGCCTCTTGGTGGCAATCTCTGCCTTCTGGATTGGTCTTTTGCAGGCTGCAATTGTTCCTCGAAGCCACACTTGGTTG CTGCCAATCTACTTTGTTGTATCCCTCGGATGCTATGGTCTATTAATGGTTGGAGTCGGCCTAATGCAATTTCCTACATGCCCCCAAGAAGCAGTTCTGTTGCAGATG GATATCACAGAGGCCAAAGAATTCTTCAGGCACAAAGGGGTCGATGTTGGATCGGACTGA